In Hydrogenimonas thermophila, a genomic segment contains:
- a CDS encoding aldehyde dehydrogenase family protein, protein MIEAKVFMGSKEIEKLETGERRSPYSGDVVSTFPICSAEDAKKALNVAKDAFENSKKSPLSQRIAWLRDVAKRLKEQKELFAKTITDEIGKPLMFSRVEVDRCVETIELTADALTHLRGETIPTDATFSGKKSTAFWRRVPAGVVVAITPFNFPLNLAAHKLAPALGAGCSVVLKPTPEAPAVGYLFAKLFIESEYAVENALSVVYGDAEVGSALVTSDIPRAISFTGSVPVGNIITKSAGIKKVSLELGGNAATFVEKSADISHAAARCAFGAFVNSGQVCISLQRIYVDADIYDEFAEAIAKETKKLKVGSPYDDDTFMGPLINEEAKDRAMSWVESAKKEGARAIAGGELVDGIFAPTVMADVRDDMQIVCEEVFAPIVSLVKVESFDEAVKKMNDSPYGLQFSIFTNDLKIMQQALDQFECGGIVVNDVPTVRFDIQPYGGMKLSGVGREGPEFALEEFTEIQSVVIF, encoded by the coding sequence ATGATAGAAGCAAAAGTTTTTATGGGTTCAAAAGAGATTGAAAAGCTTGAAACTGGTGAAAGAAGATCACCTTATAGTGGAGATGTGGTTTCTACTTTTCCTATATGTAGTGCAGAAGATGCAAAGAAGGCTCTAAATGTAGCAAAAGATGCATTTGAAAATAGTAAAAAATCACCTCTTTCACAAAGAATAGCTTGGCTTAGAGATGTTGCAAAGCGATTGAAAGAGCAAAAAGAGTTGTTTGCTAAAACAATTACAGATGAGATAGGTAAACCGTTAATGTTTAGTCGTGTAGAGGTTGATAGATGTGTAGAGACAATTGAGTTGACTGCTGATGCATTAACACATTTAAGAGGTGAAACAATTCCAACAGATGCAACTTTCAGTGGAAAAAAATCTACTGCCTTTTGGCGACGTGTTCCAGCAGGTGTAGTAGTAGCTATTACCCCTTTTAACTTTCCTCTAAATCTAGCGGCTCACAAATTGGCACCGGCTTTGGGTGCAGGGTGTAGTGTTGTTCTTAAGCCAACTCCTGAAGCTCCGGCAGTCGGATACCTCTTTGCCAAGCTTTTCATAGAGAGTGAGTATGCAGTAGAGAATGCTTTGAGTGTTGTTTATGGTGATGCTGAAGTAGGGAGTGCGCTTGTAACCAGTGATATTCCTCGTGCCATCAGCTTCACAGGAAGCGTACCTGTAGGTAACATCATCACTAAAAGTGCAGGTATCAAAAAGGTTAGTCTTGAACTTGGAGGAAATGCAGCAACATTTGTTGAAAAGAGTGCTGACATCTCTCATGCTGCTGCACGTTGTGCTTTTGGAGCGTTTGTTAACTCTGGTCAAGTTTGTATCTCTTTACAGCGTATCTATGTTGATGCAGATATTTATGACGAATTTGCAGAAGCAATCGCTAAAGAGACTAAAAAGCTTAAAGTTGGAAGCCCATATGATGACGATACATTTATGGGACCACTCATTAATGAAGAGGCTAAAGATCGTGCTATGAGTTGGGTTGAGAGTGCTAAAAAAGAGGGTGCAAGAGCCATTGCCGGAGGTGAACTAGTAGATGGAATTTTTGCTCCTACAGTAATGGCTGATGTACGTGATGATATGCAGATCGTTTGTGAAGAGGTATTTGCTCCAATTGTAAGCCTTGTAAAAGTGGAGAGTTTTGATGAAGCAGTTAAAAAGATGAATGACTCTCCATATGGATTGCAATTCTCTATCTTTACAAATGATCTAAAAATTATGCAACAAGCACTTGATCAATTTGAGTGTGGTGGAATTGTTGTTAATGATGTTCCAACTGTAAGATTTGACATTCAGCCATATGGCGGTATGAAACTAAGCGGAGTAGGAAGAGAAGGACCTGAGTTTGCACTAGAAGAGTTCACAGAAATTCAGTCAGTGGTGATTTTTTAA
- a CDS encoding DUF523 domain-containing protein has protein sequence MKQNKKVAVSACLAGHNCRYNAELKGNPEVMQKLKEEDCEIILFCPEDTCFGTPREAMDLTQTDEGIKALTKFSKEDRTEPIADYAINFFNQNPDIDLFIGKARSPSCGVCTARVYDEEGNLLSDKEAGIMAAEAKAQGLKTIDDEKYIDIK, from the coding sequence ATGAAACAAAATAAGAAAGTTGCTGTAAGTGCTTGTCTTGCAGGGCATAATTGCCGTTATAATGCAGAGCTTAAAGGTAATCCTGAAGTAATGCAAAAGTTAAAAGAGGAGGATTGTGAAATCATCCTCTTCTGCCCTGAAGACACCTGTTTTGGTACTCCTCGTGAAGCAATGGATTTAACTCAAACAGATGAAGGCATAAAAGCTTTAACCAAATTTTCAAAAGAGGATAGAACTGAACCTATTGCTGATTATGCTATAAACTTTTTTAATCAAAATCCAGATATTGATCTATTCATAGGAAAAGCCAGAAGTCCAAGTTGCGGTGTCTGCACCGCACGGGTTTATGATGAAGAGGGAAATCTGCTAAGTGATAAAGAGGCAGGCATAATGGCTGCCGAAGCAAAAGCACAAGGACTAAAAACTATAGATGATGAAAAATATATTGATATAAAGTGA
- a CDS encoding CRISPR-associated endoribonuclease Cas6: MLHITARTSTKNLLIQKSMSKLFQSFLYSHLPEKEHQGYESSTGKLFKSVNFRIFYFDDRFEIDFTALDKSYEQMIAIEILKNGLKLGEIYFAETTVGFVDRQLGEDVTKMVVRGDVCAAIKNRVTGKKIFLEPGDSRHTEIITNHTLQKFEALLGKPYTKELLIEPLWQSLKPRTFWYEKTPYIAWFAKYKIQADSQMLNLLLDTGLGGDSMKNLGFLEVVK; this comes from the coding sequence ATGCTACACATAACAGCACGTACTTCAACTAAAAACCTCCTGATCCAAAAAAGTATGTCAAAACTTTTTCAATCTTTCCTCTATTCTCATCTGCCTGAAAAAGAGCATCAAGGGTATGAATCTTCTACGGGAAAACTTTTTAAATCAGTTAACTTTCGAATTTTCTATTTTGATGATCGTTTTGAGATAGATTTTACTGCACTCGATAAGTCGTATGAACAGATGATTGCCATCGAGATTTTAAAAAATGGGTTAAAGTTGGGTGAGATCTATTTTGCTGAAACTACTGTTGGGTTTGTTGATCGTCAACTAGGTGAAGATGTGACAAAGATGGTAGTGCGTGGAGATGTTTGTGCTGCGATAAAAAACCGTGTAACGGGTAAGAAGATATTTCTTGAACCAGGTGATAGTCGTCATACAGAGATTATTACCAACCACACATTGCAAAAGTTTGAAGCACTGTTAGGAAAGCCCTACACAAAAGAGCTTCTCATAGAGCCACTTTGGCAGAGTTTGAAACCTCGAACCTTTTGGTATGAAAAGACCCCTTACATCGCATGGTTTGCCAAATATAAGATTCAAGCCGATTCACAAATGCTGAATTTACTGCTTGATACGGGGCTTGGTGGAGATAGTATGAAAAACTTGGGGTTTTTGGAAGTGGTGAAGTGA